A window of Methylomonas sp. 11b genomic DNA:
ACTTTAAAAAAAATCGCTGACCGGACCGCCGGAAGCCAGTACGCCTGAACTCATAAGCAGGCTGCTGGCTTTTTTTTGGCCCGCAGAAAACCGACAGGGAGTAATACCGCCATGACGCATTGGTATCCAGATAACTCGCAATCGATAGGCAACACCCCATTAGTCCGGCTAAACCGCATTACCGACGGTGCGCCGGTGACTTTGCTGGCCAAGATTGAAGGCCGCAATCCAGCCTATTCCGTGAAATGCCGCATCGGTGCGGCCATGATCAACGACGCCCAGCAGCGCGGTCTGCTCACCGACGGCAAAGAATTGATAGAACCGACCAGTGGCAATACCGGCATCGCCCTGGCCTTCGTGGCCGCCGCCCGCGGTATTCCATTGACTTTGACGATGCCGGAGACGATGAGTCTGGAACGGCGCAAATTATTGGTGGCTTACGGCGCCAAACTGGTCCTCACCGAGGGCGCCAAGGGTATGAAAGGCGCAATCACCAAAGCTGAAGAAATTGCCGCATCCGATCCGGACCGCTACGTATTGCTGCAACAGTTTAAAAATCCCGCCAATCCAACCATCCACGAACTGACCACCGGCCCGGAAATCTGGACCGACAGCGACGGCGCTATCGACATTTTGGTGTCCGGCGTCGGCACCGGCGGCACCATTACCGGGGTTTCGCGCTATATCAAATTCAAACAGCGCAAACCGATCATTTCGGTAGCAGTAGAACCCGAAGCCAGTCCGATCTTGACCCAATTCCGCGCCGGCGAACCCCTGCAGCCGGCGCCGCACAAGATTCAGGGCATCGGTGCGGGATTTGTGCCGGAAGTATTGGATTTGTCCCTGGTTGACGAAATTGCCCTGGTCAGTAACGACGATGCCATAACCTATGCCCGCCGTCTGGCGCGCGAGGAAGGCATCCTGGCTGGCATCTCCTGCGGTGCGGCCGTGGCTGCGGCGGTGCGGGTGGCAAAGCGTCCGGAACACGAAGGCAAAACGATTGTGGTCATCTTGCCGGACTCCGGCGAGCGCTACTTGAGCTCGGCCTTGTTCGAAGGCCTATTCGACCCGCAAGGTGTGGCGCTATGACCTTAACTGAAAACGGCCAACGCTGGGAAATCGATGCACTGGTCGCCGAACTGCGCGAACTGCGTCTGCAATCCCTGGAAAACCGCCACCGCCGCGAACATCCGCCCAAATTGCCTTCGCGCAAAGTGTTAAGCCAAATCGTCGACAATTTGGGCGCGGTGCTGTTCCCAAACCGGCTGGGGATGCCCGACCTGACTGACGAAGGTATCGATTATTTTGTCGGCCACACATTGGATAGTCTGCTACGACAATTGCAACGGCAAATCGGCCTGGAATTGCAATTTGTCGCCGAACAGCAAGGCCTGTCCCTGGACACGCATAGTCAAGCGACAGACATCACTCGGCAGTTTGCTGCTCAATTACCTGGCGTGCGGCAATTGATCGACAGCGACATTCAAGCCGCTTACGAAGGCGATCCCGCCGCACGTTGCGCCGACGAAGTATTGGTCTGTTACCCAGGCATCACAGCCGTAATTCATCACCGGCTGGCGCATGTGCTTTACGAGTTAGGTCTGCCGCTGGTGGCGCGGGTCATCAGCGAAGTGGCGCATTCCGCCACCGGCATCGACATCCATCCCGGTGCGCAAATTGGCGAAAGCTTTTTTATCGATCACGGCACCGGCGTGGTGATAGGCGAAACCGCCGTCATCGGCCGTCGGGTGCGTCTCTATCAAGCCGTGACGCTCGGTGCCAAACGCTTTGACAAAGACGACAACGGCATTCTGGTCAAGGGCCACGCCCGCCACCCCATCGTCGAGGACGATGTGGTGATTTATGCCGGCGCCACGATTTTGGGGCGCATCACCATCGGCCACGGCTCGACGATAGGCGGTAACGTCTGGCTAACCCACAGCGTACCGCCCGACAGCCTGGTCAGCCAAGGCCAGAACCGCACCGAAGTATTTGCCGGCGGTGGCGGGATTTAAACGCCGACGGCAAATCGGTATTTTTAACACCAACATTAAAAACATCTGCAACGAAAACACCCAGTTAACAACCCACCACCCACTAAGAAAGGAAAATCACCATGTCAGACATTCATCAAGCCCATACCGCGTTAGGCGACGTCGCTGCGCGCACCTTATCCAACGCCACCAAAACCGTGCCCATGATGGGTACCATCACCCCTCGCTGGCTGGTGCATTTGATGCACTGGGTACCAGTCGAAGCGGGTATTTACCGGGTCAACAAAGTAAAAAGCGAAACCAGCATTGCCGTGGATTGCTCCAGCCTGGATGAAAAAGTCCTGCCGCAAACCTATGTAGATTACGAAGAATGGGGCCGTGAATATCGCCTGAACGCCGTCAACACCGTGCTGGACGTTCACACTCGCGTGGCGGATTTGTACAGCAGTCCGTACAACCAAATCCACGAACAGCTGCGCCTGACCATCGAAACCGTCAAAGAGCGCCAAGAAAGCGAGCTGATCAACAACACCGAATACGGTTTGTTGAACAACGTTGCGCCCGCGCAAAAAGTGCAAACCCGCAAAGGTTCGCCAACCCCGGACGACCTGGACGAGTTGATTGCCAGAGTCTGGAAAGAACCCGCTTTCTTCCTGGCCCACCCACGCGCCATCGCCGCGTTCGGCCGTGAAGCGACTCGCCGCGGTACACCGCCACCTACCATTTCCATGTTCGGTTCGCAATTTTTAACCTGGCGCGGCCTGCCCTTGATTCCGACCGACAAACTAAAAATCACCAACGGCAAAACCAATATTCTGTTGTTGCGCACCGGCGAAAGCCGTCAAGGCGTGGTTGGTTTGTATCAACCCAACTTGACCGACGAATTGAGCATG
This region includes:
- the cysK gene encoding cysteine synthase A, giving the protein MTHWYPDNSQSIGNTPLVRLNRITDGAPVTLLAKIEGRNPAYSVKCRIGAAMINDAQQRGLLTDGKELIEPTSGNTGIALAFVAAARGIPLTLTMPETMSLERRKLLVAYGAKLVLTEGAKGMKGAITKAEEIAASDPDRYVLLQQFKNPANPTIHELTTGPEIWTDSDGAIDILVSGVGTGGTITGVSRYIKFKQRKPIISVAVEPEASPILTQFRAGEPLQPAPHKIQGIGAGFVPEVLDLSLVDEIALVSNDDAITYARRLAREEGILAGISCGAAVAAAVRVAKRPEHEGKTIVVILPDSGERYLSSALFEGLFDPQGVAL
- the epsC gene encoding serine O-acetyltransferase EpsC, producing the protein MTLTENGQRWEIDALVAELRELRLQSLENRHRREHPPKLPSRKVLSQIVDNLGAVLFPNRLGMPDLTDEGIDYFVGHTLDSLLRQLQRQIGLELQFVAEQQGLSLDTHSQATDITRQFAAQLPGVRQLIDSDIQAAYEGDPAARCADEVLVCYPGITAVIHHRLAHVLYELGLPLVARVISEVAHSATGIDIHPGAQIGESFFIDHGTGVVIGETAVIGRRVRLYQAVTLGAKRFDKDDNGILVKGHARHPIVEDDVVIYAGATILGRITIGHGSTIGGNVWLTHSVPPDSLVSQGQNRTEVFAGGGGI
- a CDS encoding family 2A encapsulin nanocompartment shell protein, which codes for MSDIHQAHTALGDVAARTLSNATKTVPMMGTITPRWLVHLMHWVPVEAGIYRVNKVKSETSIAVDCSSLDEKVLPQTYVDYEEWGREYRLNAVNTVLDVHTRVADLYSSPYNQIHEQLRLTIETVKERQESELINNTEYGLLNNVAPAQKVQTRKGSPTPDDLDELIARVWKEPAFFLAHPRAIAAFGREATRRGTPPPTISMFGSQFLTWRGLPLIPTDKLKITNGKTNILLLRTGESRQGVVGLYQPNLTDELSMGLSVRFMGINHKAIASYLVSLYCSLAVLTEDAIGVLENVEIGNYYDYQ